A single Nicotiana tabacum cultivar K326 chromosome 5, ASM71507v2, whole genome shotgun sequence DNA region contains:
- the LOC107796045 gene encoding dirigent protein 22-like yields the protein MGKLNLIGLLLCSIAITISSIPFAHANIAQGPKAVEQWFQKLSHAKPKITKLHFYFHDIVSGKNPTAIPIAQANSTSHSPTSFGLLAVLDDRLTIGPQINSTTIGRAQGIVGAASIDEFSLLMSLNFVFTNGKYNGSTLSLLGRNTVLNEYREMPIVGGSGVFRLARGVATAKTYFLSNSSGDAIVEYNVVVLHY from the coding sequence ATGGGAAAGCTAAACCTAATTGGTCTATTGCTTTGCTCCATTGCTATTACCATATCATCAATTCCATTTGCTCATGCCAATATTGCTCAAGGACCAAAAGCAGTAGAACAATGGTTCCAAAAACTTTCCCATGCAAAACCAAAAATAACCAAACTTCATTTCTACTTTCACGATATAGTTAGTGGCAAAAACCCAACTGCAATACCAATTGCTCAAGCAAATTCTACTTCTCATTCTCCTACATCTTTTGGTCTGTTAGCAGTTTTAGACGATCGATTGACAATAGGACCACAAATCAATTCAACAACTATTGGTCGAGCTCAAGGAATTGTAGGTGCAGCTTCTATTGACGAATTCAGTTTGTTAATGAGTCTTAATTTTGTGTTTACTAATGGGAAATATAATGGTAGTACACTTAGTCTACTTGGCCGTAACACGGTGTTAAATGAATATAGAGAAATGCCGATTGTTGGTGGTTCTGGTGTTTTCCGGCTAGCTCGCGGCGTCGCCACCGCGAAGACGTATTTTTTGAGTAATAGTAGTGGTGATGCTATTGTTGAGTATAATGTTGTAGTATTGCATTATTGA